One segment of Pseudodesulfovibrio sp. 5S69 DNA contains the following:
- a CDS encoding TPM domain-containing protein, with translation MRNAETFLTQAEQDALVQCVQAAESTTSGEIVPVIATMSYDYPRAGLIGSLILGALAAVALTLALGREDMWVFLALFLALFLCFSRLFDAFPALKRPFLSKREMREEVAEAAFTAFHAHGLHDTRDKTGIILYVSVYERSVQVLADKGINDLVNPQAWEEVVAMVTEGIRAGRPGQALCKGVTRCGEMLSERFPIKPDDTDELPNLIIEKAD, from the coding sequence ATGCGCAACGCAGAGACCTTTCTCACTCAAGCGGAACAGGACGCACTCGTACAGTGCGTGCAGGCGGCCGAATCCACGACCTCCGGCGAGATCGTGCCGGTCATAGCGACCATGAGCTACGACTACCCGAGGGCCGGGCTCATCGGCAGCCTCATCCTCGGCGCGCTCGCGGCCGTGGCCCTGACCCTGGCCCTGGGCCGCGAGGACATGTGGGTCTTCCTGGCCCTGTTCCTGGCCCTGTTCCTGTGCTTCTCGCGCCTGTTCGACGCCTTCCCGGCCCTCAAGCGCCCCTTCCTGTCCAAGCGCGAGATGCGCGAGGAGGTGGCCGAGGCCGCCTTCACCGCCTTCCACGCCCACGGCCTGCACGACACCCGCGACAAGACCGGCATCATCCTCTACGTCTCGGTCTACGAGCGCTCTGTCCAGGTCCTGGCCGACAAGGGCATCAACGACCTGGTCAACCCGCAGGCCTGGGAAGAGGTCGTCGCCATGGTCACCGAGGGCATCCGTGCGGGCAGGCCCGGGCAGGCCCTGTGCAAGGGCGTGACCCGCTGCGGCGAGATGCTCTCCGAACGGTTCCCCATCAAGCCCGACGACACCGACGAGTTGCCCAACCTGATCATCGAAAAAGCGGACTAG
- a CDS encoding carbon-phosphorus lyase complex subunit PhnI: protein MYVAVKGGEQAIENAHRLMAEERRGDPGVPELTVEQILEQMRLAVDRVMSEGALYDPWLAALAVKQARGDLVEATFLLRAYRTTLPRLYDSLPVDTTAMEVRRRVSATFKDIPGGQVLGPTFDYTHRLLDFDLAAGNRPEPAATAPDAPPDETGGEPPLSRVMDLLSEEGLVDRPGEGPERARPVGDITRDPLTYPAARDVRLQNLARGDEGFLLALGYSSQRGFGDNHPFAGEIRMGEVAVSICPDELGFEVEIGDVTVSECEMVTSFKGSKDELPRFTRGYGLSFGYNERKVMAMSLVDRSLQARELGEDINAPSRDEEFVLSHSDNVEAQGFVQHLKLPHYVDFQADLVMVRGMRAEILKRAESKAETEEAA from the coding sequence GTGTACGTAGCCGTCAAGGGTGGCGAACAGGCCATCGAAAACGCCCATCGGCTCATGGCCGAGGAGCGCCGGGGCGATCCCGGCGTCCCGGAACTGACCGTAGAACAGATTCTTGAACAGATGCGCCTGGCCGTGGACCGGGTCATGAGCGAGGGCGCCCTGTACGACCCCTGGCTCGCGGCCCTGGCCGTGAAGCAGGCGCGCGGCGACCTGGTGGAAGCGACCTTCCTCCTGCGGGCTTACCGGACCACCCTGCCCCGGCTGTACGACAGCCTCCCGGTGGACACCACGGCCATGGAGGTCCGCCGCCGCGTCTCGGCCACCTTCAAGGACATCCCCGGAGGCCAGGTCCTCGGACCGACCTTCGACTACACCCACCGGCTCCTGGACTTCGACCTGGCCGCCGGAAACCGCCCGGAGCCCGCGGCCACGGCGCCGGACGCCCCCCCGGACGAGACCGGCGGCGAGCCGCCCCTGTCCAGGGTCATGGACCTGTTGTCCGAGGAAGGCCTGGTGGACCGTCCCGGCGAAGGACCTGAGCGCGCGCGGCCCGTGGGCGACATCACCCGCGACCCGCTGACCTATCCGGCCGCCCGCGACGTGCGCCTGCAGAACCTGGCGCGCGGGGACGAGGGGTTCCTGCTGGCGCTGGGCTATTCCAGCCAGCGCGGCTTCGGCGACAACCACCCCTTTGCGGGCGAGATCCGCATGGGCGAGGTGGCCGTGTCCATCTGCCCGGACGAACTCGGCTTCGAGGTGGAGATCGGCGACGTGACCGTGTCCGAGTGCGAGATGGTCACCAGCTTCAAGGGCTCCAAGGACGAATTGCCCCGGTTCACGCGCGGCTACGGCCTGTCCTTCGGCTACAACGAGCGCAAGGTCATGGCCATGTCCCTGGTGGACCGCTCCCTCCAGGCCCGCGAACTCGGCGAGGACATCAACGCCCCGTCCCGGGACGAGGAGTTCGTCCTGTCCCACAGCGACAACGTGGAGGCCCAGGGCTTCGTCCAGCACCTCAAGCTCCCGCACTACGTGGACTTCCAGGCCGACCTGGTCATGGTCCGGGGGATGCGGGCCGAGATTCTCAAACGGGCCGAGTCCAAGGCCGAAACCGAGGAGGCCGCATGA
- a CDS encoding DEAD/DEAH box helicase: MLKGHDVMGLAQTGTGKTAAFALPILQRLLTSNKSGRALPTVLVLAPTRELALQIDENFNDLGKQTGIRSGVVIGGVGMNPQIKAFGHCRIIVACPGRLVRLLGKGAVSLNHIDTLVLDEADRMLDMGFMPDIKRILAKLPAKRQNLLFSATMPKDIRKLAENILNDPKTVQVANTKPVESVEHCFYATANNLKGDLLTRLLDNGDRQSVLVFTRTKHKAKNLARKLANSGYNSTFLQGNMSQSQRQRALDGFRNGRFDIMVATDIAARGIDCDRISHVINFDMPETVETYTHRIGRTGRAGRSGHAVSLVTSEDKTQVRDIERVMRVKLKQQTL; the protein is encoded by the coding sequence GTGCTTAAAGGCCACGACGTCATGGGCCTGGCCCAGACCGGCACCGGTAAGACCGCCGCTTTCGCCCTGCCCATTCTGCAACGGCTGCTGACCAGCAACAAGTCCGGCCGGGCGCTGCCCACCGTCCTGGTCCTGGCCCCCACCCGCGAACTCGCCCTGCAGATCGACGAGAACTTTAACGATCTGGGTAAGCAGACCGGCATCCGCTCCGGCGTGGTCATCGGCGGCGTGGGCATGAATCCGCAGATCAAGGCCTTCGGGCACTGCCGCATCATCGTGGCCTGCCCCGGACGGTTGGTCCGGCTGCTCGGCAAGGGCGCCGTGTCCCTCAATCACATTGATACCCTGGTCCTGGACGAGGCCGACCGGATGCTCGACATGGGCTTCATGCCCGATATCAAGCGCATCCTGGCCAAGCTGCCCGCCAAGCGGCAGAACCTGCTCTTCTCGGCCACCATGCCCAAGGACATCCGCAAGCTGGCCGAAAACATCCTGAACGACCCCAAGACCGTGCAGGTGGCCAACACCAAGCCCGTGGAGTCCGTGGAACACTGCTTCTACGCCACCGCCAACAACCTCAAGGGCGACCTGCTCACCCGGCTCCTCGACAATGGCGACCGCCAGAGCGTGCTCGTCTTCACCCGGACCAAGCACAAGGCCAAGAACCTGGCCCGCAAGCTGGCCAACTCCGGCTACAACTCCACCTTTCTGCAGGGCAACATGAGCCAGAGCCAGCGCCAACGCGCCCTGGACGGCTTCCGCAACGGACGGTTCGACATCATGGTCGCCACCGACATCGCCGCCCGAGGCATCGACTGCGACCGCATCTCCCACGTCATCAACTTCGACATGCCCGAAACCGTGGAAACCTACACCCACCGCATCGGTCGCACAGGCCGGGCGGGCCGCTCCGGACACGCCGTCAGCCTCGTCACCAGTGAAGACAAAACCCAGGTCCGCGACATCGAACGCGTCATGCGCGTCAAGCTCAAACAGCAGACCCTCTAG
- a CDS encoding DapH/DapD/GlmU-related protein gives MNTHPYPQEDVRLGPDPAVHPTADVRDSSLGPYTEVLEHCLMLESVLGDYAYLSPGCDVAYADIGKFASIASNVRIGPTNHPMWRPSQHHFTYRSTRYGFGPDDEAVFEWRRTQRTRIGCDVWVGHGAVVLPGVSIGHGAVIGAGAVVSRDVPPYAIVGGVPARMIRERFPAEVRQRLLRLAWWDWPHDFLGKALPDFRELDIEAFLDKYEGGAAS, from the coding sequence ATGAACACGCACCCGTACCCCCAAGAGGACGTCCGGCTCGGCCCGGACCCCGCGGTCCACCCCACGGCGGACGTCCGCGACAGTTCCCTCGGTCCCTACACCGAGGTCCTGGAGCACTGCCTGATGCTCGAATCCGTCCTGGGCGATTACGCCTACCTGAGTCCCGGCTGCGACGTGGCCTACGCCGACATCGGCAAGTTCGCCTCCATCGCGTCGAACGTGCGCATCGGCCCGACCAACCACCCCATGTGGCGGCCGTCCCAGCACCATTTCACCTACCGCAGCACGCGCTACGGCTTCGGCCCGGACGACGAGGCCGTGTTCGAGTGGCGGCGCACCCAGCGCACCCGCATCGGCTGCGACGTCTGGGTCGGCCACGGGGCGGTGGTTCTGCCCGGCGTAAGCATCGGCCACGGCGCGGTCATCGGGGCCGGGGCCGTGGTCTCCAGGGACGTGCCTCCCTACGCCATCGTGGGCGGGGTCCCGGCCCGGATGATCCGCGAGCGGTTCCCGGCCGAGGTGCGCCAGCGTCTCCTGCGCCTGGCCTGGTGGGACTGGCCCCATGATTTCCTGGGCAAGGCGCTGCCCGACTTCCGGGAACTGGACATCGAAGCGTTCCTGGACAAGTACGAGGGGGGCGCGGCCTCATGA
- the phnF gene encoding phosphonate metabolism transcriptional regulator PhnF — protein sequence MLTRGNGVALWRQIHAQLEAAISSGRFGPGDRLPSENSLSVEFGVNRHTIRRALSVLEEDGLIRVEQGRGSFVREPVIHYPVSRRTRFSENLSRQRRTPGNILLQAVDTEAEPRVAEALGIEPGEVVTRITSAGEADGRRISYSTAFFPKTLFPGMVRVYRELKSVTRTLEYFGVSDYSRKQTRIIARMPTGEEAGELRQPRNRPVLVTESVNVDETGVPVEFGVCLFASDWVQILVEP from the coding sequence ATGCTCACGCGCGGAAACGGGGTCGCCTTGTGGCGGCAGATCCATGCGCAATTGGAGGCGGCCATCTCGTCCGGACGATTCGGGCCGGGCGACCGGCTGCCGTCGGAAAACAGCCTGTCCGTGGAGTTCGGGGTCAACCGCCACACCATCCGGCGCGCCCTGTCCGTGCTCGAGGAGGACGGGCTCATCCGCGTGGAACAGGGGCGCGGCTCCTTCGTGCGCGAACCGGTCATCCACTATCCGGTCAGCCGCCGGACGCGGTTCAGCGAGAACCTGTCCCGCCAGCGGCGCACGCCGGGCAACATCCTGCTCCAGGCCGTGGACACCGAGGCGGAACCGCGCGTGGCCGAGGCCCTCGGCATCGAGCCGGGCGAGGTCGTCACCCGCATCACCAGCGCGGGCGAGGCGGACGGCAGGCGCATCAGCTATTCCACGGCCTTTTTCCCCAAGACCCTGTTTCCGGGCATGGTCCGGGTCTACCGCGAATTGAAGTCCGTGACCCGTACGCTCGAATACTTCGGGGTGTCCGACTATTCGCGCAAGCAGACCCGGATCATCGCCCGCATGCCCACCGGCGAGGAAGCCGGGGAGCTGCGCCAGCCCAGGAACCGCCCGGTGCTCGTCACCGAGAGCGTCAACGTGGACGAGACCGGCGTGCCCGTGGAGTTCGGGGTCTGCCTGTTCGCCAGCGACTGGGTGCAGATTCTGGTGGAGCCGTGA
- the phnH gene encoding phosphonate C-P lyase system protein PhnH has translation MQGHALDAAKEPREPALENQRIFRAILLTMSHPGTVTVLGNWPTPPKGLHPAAAAVCLALVDMDTPLWIGPSAPLDIQTYLRFHCGCTVSRRPESATFGLIPDGLELPDLGQFHPGDLEYPDRSATLIIQVKAMNVGRGIPLSGPGIKGETRLHVDGLNPDFWRSLQRNARRFPLGFDVILATQTEIVSLPRTIQVGI, from the coding sequence ATGCAAGGACACGCCCTTGACGCGGCCAAAGAACCGCGCGAACCGGCCCTTGAAAACCAGCGCATATTCCGGGCCATACTCCTGACCATGTCCCATCCGGGCACGGTCACCGTGCTCGGCAACTGGCCCACGCCGCCCAAGGGGCTGCACCCGGCCGCGGCCGCGGTCTGCCTGGCCCTGGTGGACATGGACACGCCCCTGTGGATCGGGCCGAGCGCCCCGCTGGATATCCAGACCTACCTGCGCTTCCACTGCGGCTGCACCGTCTCCCGCAGACCGGAGAGCGCCACCTTCGGCCTGATCCCCGACGGGCTGGAGCTGCCGGACCTCGGCCAGTTCCATCCAGGCGATCTCGAATACCCGGACCGCTCGGCCACCCTGATCATCCAGGTCAAGGCCATGAACGTGGGCCGGGGGATTCCCCTTTCCGGCCCCGGCATCAAGGGCGAGACCCGGCTGCACGTGGACGGGCTGAACCCCGACTTCTGGCGGTCGCTGCAACGCAACGCCCGGCGATTTCCGCTGGGCTTCGACGTGATTCTGGCAACACAAACGGAGATCGTCTCCCTGCCGAGAACGATCCAGGTGGGAATATAA
- a CDS encoding TPM domain-containing protein, giving the protein MRFLKIGLSALFPALILVLGLSAAALALDVPPYTTRVNDLAKMMSPRTRQTLESQLAALEESDSTQVAVLTVPSLKGDSMEDFSIRVAEAWKVGQKGFDNGVILLVSKADRKIRIEVGYGLEGRLTDVLAGQIIDNIISPQFRAGRFDRGFLEGVTAITGAVRGEFTALPKKPKSKLNILAILIGPMIFIILLTEKFGRRRIPGAAQGADTVRRSGPGFIYMPGPRSGGGGFGGGGFGGGGFGGFGGGGFGGGGASGGW; this is encoded by the coding sequence GTGCGCTTCCTCAAGATCGGACTGTCCGCCCTCTTTCCGGCCCTGATCCTGGTCCTCGGCCTGAGCGCCGCGGCCCTGGCCCTGGACGTGCCCCCGTACACCACGCGGGTCAACGACCTGGCCAAAATGATGTCCCCCCGGACCCGGCAGACCCTCGAAAGCCAACTGGCCGCCCTGGAGGAGTCGGACTCCACCCAGGTGGCGGTCCTGACCGTCCCGTCGCTCAAGGGCGACTCCATGGAGGACTTCTCCATCCGCGTGGCCGAGGCCTGGAAGGTCGGCCAGAAGGGCTTCGACAACGGGGTCATCCTCCTGGTCAGCAAGGCGGACCGCAAGATCCGCATCGAGGTCGGCTACGGCCTGGAAGGACGCCTCACCGACGTCCTTGCCGGGCAGATCATCGACAACATCATCAGCCCGCAGTTCCGGGCCGGACGATTTGACCGGGGCTTCCTCGAAGGCGTCACCGCCATCACCGGGGCCGTGCGCGGCGAGTTTACCGCCCTGCCCAAGAAGCCCAAAAGCAAGCTCAACATCCTGGCCATCCTCATCGGCCCCATGATCTTCATCATCCTGCTGACCGAGAAGTTCGGCCGCCGCCGCATACCCGGCGCCGCTCAGGGGGCCGACACGGTCCGGCGCAGCGGCCCCGGCTTCATCTACATGCCCGGCCCGCGCAGCGGCGGCGGAGGCTTCGGCGGCGGTGGCTTCGGCGGCGGCGGATTCGGCGGGTTCGGCGGCGGCGGATTCGGAGGCGGCGGGGCCTCCGGCGGCTGGTAA
- the phnG gene encoding phosphonate C-P lyase system protein PhnG, whose product MKPDSDMKAPMDRQTRARKEWMGVLARTGTDRLEAAYARLDPEPRFEHLRPPEVGMTMVRARAEARGERFNLGEMTMCRCSVRLPDGSVGHGFVAGRDRRHAELAALFDALLQDPDSGPALRRAVIDPLSASLAEGRRGRAAKTAATKVNFFTMVRGED is encoded by the coding sequence ATGAAACCCGATAGTGACATGAAGGCCCCCATGGACCGGCAAACCCGAGCCAGAAAGGAATGGATGGGGGTCCTCGCCCGGACCGGCACGGACCGCCTGGAGGCGGCCTACGCCCGGCTCGACCCCGAACCACGGTTCGAGCACCTGCGCCCGCCCGAGGTGGGCATGACCATGGTCCGCGCCAGGGCCGAGGCCCGCGGCGAACGGTTCAACCTCGGCGAAATGACCATGTGCCGCTGCTCGGTCCGTCTGCCGGACGGCAGCGTGGGCCACGGCTTCGTGGCCGGACGCGACCGGCGGCACGCCGAACTGGCGGCGCTGTTCGACGCGCTGCTCCAGGACCCGGACTCCGGCCCCGCCCTGCGCCGGGCCGTTATCGACCCGCTTTCGGCCTCCCTCGCGGAGGGGCGCCGCGGGCGGGCAGCCAAAACCGCAGCCACCAAGGTGAACTTCTTCACCATGGTTCGCGGCGAAGACTAG
- a CDS encoding DUF1045 domain-containing protein has product MTGQTSGRYGVYYAPERGGDLDRFGAAWLGRDNESVPPAAPVPPDGLSPEALSPEAWRAATEPPRHYGFHGTLMPPFAPLPGVDEAGIVDRLETLAGSLAPFDLPSLSVRVIGSFLALVPADQVRLGEAAEACLRAMTPLRIPATPEENEARRTPGMTPAQSRLLDEWGYPYVLSEFRFHITLTGRVEDPDRRARLADILSGLAASVTGRPYPVRELCLFHQPDRSAPFRLTYRARLGNTKENS; this is encoded by the coding sequence ATGACCGGACAGACGAGCGGACGCTACGGCGTCTATTACGCCCCGGAGCGGGGCGGCGACCTGGACCGCTTCGGCGCGGCCTGGCTCGGCCGGGACAACGAGTCCGTCCCGCCCGCCGCCCCGGTCCCGCCGGACGGCCTCTCTCCGGAGGCCTTGTCTCCGGAGGCATGGCGGGCGGCCACCGAGCCGCCGCGCCACTACGGCTTCCACGGCACGCTCATGCCACCCTTCGCGCCCCTGCCCGGCGTGGACGAGGCCGGGATAGTCGACCGGCTGGAGACCCTGGCCGGATCCCTGGCCCCGTTCGACCTGCCCTCCCTGTCCGTGCGCGTGATAGGCTCGTTCCTGGCCCTGGTCCCGGCCGACCAGGTCCGTCTGGGCGAGGCCGCCGAGGCCTGCCTGCGGGCCATGACCCCCCTGCGGATTCCGGCCACCCCCGAGGAGAACGAGGCCCGCCGGACCCCGGGCATGACACCGGCCCAAAGCCGCCTGCTCGACGAGTGGGGCTACCCCTACGTGCTTTCGGAATTTCGTTTCCACATCACCCTGACCGGTCGCGTCGAGGACCCGGACCGGCGCGCACGCCTTGCGGACATCCTGTCCGGCCTGGCCGCGTCCGTCACCGGGCGCCCCTATCCGGTCCGCGAACTCTGTCTCTTCCACCAGCCCGACCGGTCCGCGCCGTTTCGGCTGACCTACCGGGCCCGGCTCGGCAATACCAAGGAGAATTCATGA
- the phnN gene encoding phosphonate metabolism protein/1,5-bisphosphokinase (PRPP-forming) PhnN, protein MTRGNLIYVIGPSGCGKDSIMLYARKHCPGSEAAFAHRYITRPADAGGENHVALLPDEYRARLDLGLFALAWDSHGNRYGVGIEIDAWLEAGLNVVVNGSRAYLPEAVRRYPDLVPALVTVDPDILRQRLVLRGRETAEEVEGRLQRAGDYAVSHPALRTIDNSGELSSAGRALLELARKRPPRMRRAV, encoded by the coding sequence ATGACCCGAGGCAACCTGATCTACGTCATCGGTCCTTCCGGCTGCGGCAAGGACTCCATCATGCTCTACGCCCGCAAGCACTGCCCCGGAAGCGAGGCGGCCTTCGCCCACCGCTACATCACCCGCCCGGCCGACGCCGGGGGCGAGAACCACGTGGCCCTGCTGCCCGACGAGTACCGTGCCCGCCTGGACCTGGGCCTGTTCGCCCTTGCCTGGGACAGCCACGGCAACCGCTACGGCGTGGGCATCGAGATCGACGCCTGGCTGGAGGCGGGCCTGAACGTGGTGGTCAACGGCTCCCGCGCCTATCTGCCCGAGGCCGTCCGGCGCTACCCGGACCTTGTTCCGGCGCTGGTCACCGTGGACCCGGACATCCTGCGCCAGCGCCTCGTCCTGCGCGGCCGGGAGACCGCCGAAGAGGTCGAAGGCCGGTTGCAACGCGCCGGGGACTACGCCGTCAGCCACCCGGCCCTGCGGACCATCGACAACAGCGGGGAGCTGTCCTCGGCCGGCCGCGCCCTGCTTGAGCTGGCCCGGAAGCGGCCGCCGCGCATGCGCCGGGCGGTCTGA